From Nicotiana tabacum cultivar K326 chromosome 20, ASM71507v2, whole genome shotgun sequence, one genomic window encodes:
- the LOC107806961 gene encoding putative late blight resistance protein homolog R1C-3, whose protein sequence is MGYFPEDFKIEVSDLLKLWIAEELVQNIDTENLEKASKDCLNDLVNRSLLIVSKRRSNGDIKYCMVHDLVRAFCSTKLEEEKFKQQIAPYNLSQTSSSQDPHLCMYIHDELVKRLELNGYLLDKIAMVDTEERESIEFIAHPQFYASNRVDLFPVIISLRHIRVLHLLDVNLENDRDFQVSPASTLGLLFHLRYLAIFVKKFDFKWVSHLSDLQTLRVHSHQRIKTSPDIWKMTKLRHVDISEFSFIWEDSEQESLKQSSQTVLENLKSFGKCRVSVADMNRKFWWRFPNLEEFKLSIVNLHDMPNHSLFSTAETHNQLQSLDISFPIGFSESIGWFKSVFPLNLKVLSLAGISLTEAIVSSIIALENLETLKLFFIHFTCDPLWDVTNKVFKALKYLKLEQVDMIQWESSETSFPVLEKLVIKDCGRFEKIPSSFADILSLKSIKVINCSDSVGNSAWDIKEEAENTEGTERIRVHIPKKN, encoded by the coding sequence ATGGGATATTTTCCGGAAGACTTCAAAATTGAAGTGTCTGATTTGCTGAAGTTGTGGATAGCCGAAGAGTTAGTGCAAAACATCGACACAGAGAACCTAGAGAAAGCATCTAAAGATTGTTTGAATGATCTTGTCAATAGAAGCCTTCTAATAGTTTCTAAAAGGAGATCTAATGGTGACATAAAATACTGCATGGTTCATGATCTAGTGCGTGCGTTTTGTTCAActaaacttgaagaagaaaagtttAAGCAGCAGATCGCGCCATATAATTTATCCCAAACCTCATCTTCGCAGGATCCTCACTTATGCATGTATATCCATGACGAGCTTGTTAAACGACTGGAGCTGAATGGGTATTTACTGGACAAGATTGCAATGGTCGACACTGAAGAAAGGGAGTCTATTGAGTTCATCGCTCATCCACAATTCTACGCATCAAACCGAGTGGATCTTTTCCCTGTAATTATTAGCTTAAGACATATTAGGGTGCTGCATTTGTTGGATGTCAACTTGGAAAATGACCGAGATTTTCAAGTTTCTCCGGCTTCCACTCTGGGATTACTATTTCACTTGAGGTACCTAGCAATTTTTGTCAAAAAGTTTGATTTCAAGTGGGTTTCGCACTTGAGTGATCTACAAACTTTGCGGGTCCATTCACATCAGCGCATAAAGACCTCACCTGATATTTGGAAAATGACGAAGCTAAGACATGTGGATATTAGTGAATTTTCCTTTATCTGGGAAGACAGCGAGCAAGAAAGTCTTAAACAATCTTCACAAACTGTGTTAGAGAACTTAAAGTCTTTTGGCAAGTGTCGTGTATCTGTGGCGGATATGAATCGGAAGTTCTGGTGGAGGTTTCCGAATCTTGAAGAATTTAAGCTCTCCATTGTTAATCTTCATGATATGCCTAATCATTCGCTGTTTTCTACAGCGGAAACTCATAATCAGCTTCAATCTCTTGATATAAGTTTCCCGATTGGTTTCTCCGAATCAATTGGATGGTTTAAATCAGTCTTCCCTTTGAATCTTAAGGTTTTATCTCTTGCTGGCATTTCATTGACAGAAGCAATAGTTTCAAGTATTATAGCACTGGAAAATCTTGAGACtctcaaattattttttatacacTTTACATGTGATCCGCTATGGGACGTCACAAATAAAGTGTTCAAAGCGCTGAAATACTTGAAATTAGAGCAAGTGGATATGATTCAATGGGAGTCCTCAGAGACATCCTTTCCTGTTCTTGAGAAACTTGTTATAAAAGATTGTGGACGGTTTGAGAAGATTCCTTCTAGTTTTGCAGATATTCTATCACTAAAATCGATTAAAGTGATCAACTGTAGCGACTCAGTTGGGAATTCAGCTTGGGATATTAAAGAAGAAGCTGAAAATACCGAAGGAACTGAAAGAATCCGAGTTCATATCCCGAAGAAAAACTAA
- the LOC142174212 gene encoding putative late blight resistance protein homolog R1A-3 — MEADGVINATAVLSLLPTILKKSNIIDMENVEKTAAHAKPSTEGSSLSNNEDFVGFEEDVNQIIQKLTGFGGPKQRDIISIVGMPGLGKTTLANKVYNNPLVIHHFNVRAFCTVSQKYDERKLLVEILKQATGDKSDINEDVDVVDAVKKALSSWRYLIVLDDIWKYEAWEYLQLCFPREEKGSRIMITTRDEKVAKEIKHRSDPYFLRFLTKEES; from the coding sequence atgGAGGCTGACGGAGTTATTAATGCCACTGCAGTTTTGAGTTTACTTCCAACAATCCTAAAAAAGAGCAACATAATTGACATGGAGAATGTCGAGAAAACAGCTGCTCATGCAAAGCCTTCCACTGAAGGCAGTTCTCTATCAAATAATGAGGATtttgtgggctttgaggaagatGTAAATCAGATCATTCAGAAATTGACTGGATTCGGAGGACCAAAACAACGAGACATTATCTCGATTGTTGGAATGCCTGGTCTAGGTAAAACGACTTTGGCTAATAAAGTGTACAACAATCCTCTTGTTATTCATCACTTTAATGTCAGAGCATTTTGTACTGTTTCACAAAAATATGACGAGAGGAAGCTATTGGTTGAGATTCTTAAACAAGCAACAGGTGATAAGAGTGACATCAATGAGGATGTGGACGTGGTTGATGCGGTGAAGAAGGCTCTATCTAGCTGGAGATACCTCATCGTATTAGATGACATATGGAAATATGAGGCATGGGAATATCTGCAATTATGTTTTCCTCGAGAGGAAAAAGGAAGTAGAATTATGATAACAACTCGAGATGAAAAGGTGGCTAAGGAGATTAAGCACCGCAGTGAtccttattttcttcgattcctAACAAAGGAGGAGAGTTGA